The following is a genomic window from Tautonia marina.
CTGCCGGAAGAAGGAGGCCGATCGGGCGTCGATCCCGGCTTCGTCGATCCCGAAGGGGGGGATTTCCGACTCCGCCCGGGGAGCCCCGCCCGACCCGCGGGCCCCCGGGAAGCGGGGCGAGATTGAGGCCGATCCCCCTCGCGGGGGCTTCGGGGAATCGCGCACGGTGACGAAATGGGGCGGATTGTCAAAGAGCAAGAGGGACCGGGCCTTCGTGGTTCATCCAGCGATAGGAACGGTTTTCACCCACGTTCCGGAGTTATAGTCGGGGGGCTGGGACGATGCGTCGGTGTTGGCTCCAAACGCGAGGACCCCTCTCCCCGGCCCTCTCCCCGCCCGCGGGGAGAGGGGGTCGGAACCGTTCGGCAAGAGACGCTGAGGGACGCTTCATGGAGGTCATTGCTCCTGACCGAGAACCCAGGATTCATCAAAGATGGCGTGATTGACGACGGAGCGGCGGTCGGAGGTGAAGACGACGTGGATGCGACCGTCGCGGGCCTGGAAGGCGATCGGGTAGCCGTAGTCGCGGTCGCCATCGGCCAGGATGCGGCGGTGGGGGTATGAGGCGTCGTGGTCGGTCGAGAGGGCGACGGCCAGTGGGGTGCGGCGGGTCATGCTGTCATTGTAGACGAGCAAGAGGTTGCCGCTCTGAAGCTTCAACAGGTCGACGGCGGCGTTGGGGTTCGGGAAGGCGGAGTTCAGCCCTTCGGTCCAGGTCTGGCCACGGTCGTCCGACTCGGCGCGGATGATGTAGCCGTCGGTGGTGGGTCCGTAGTCGCCGCCGCGTCGGCAGTAGGCGACGATCCGGCCGTCGGGCAGTTGCACGGGGGCGGGTTGCAGGTTCCCGCGGGCCGACCGGATGCGGCCCAGCTCCTGCCAGCCGGCGAAGGGGTCGGCCGGGTCGAAGCGGTAGAAGACCGAGCAGGTGTCGGGGCCGACCGATTCGGTGTCCTCGCCCGTCTCGAAGTAGGCGGGCAAGAGGTACGAGCCGTCGTCGAGAACGATCGGCCGGTTGCGGACCATCATGCCGGCCTCGGTGGCGAGGATTGAGGCGTCGGACCAGGTCTGTGCGCCGTCTCGGGACACCTTGAACTGGATGCGGGAGCTGGACCAGGTGTCGCCGAACCGGACAACGTAAAAGAGCCAGACGAGGCCGTCGGGAGCCTGCCAGATCACGCCGTTGCCGGCCGATCGGAGGGGGTCCTTGGCGATGACCTCGGGGAAGGTCCAGGCGTCGGTCCCTTTGGCCAGGCGAGATCCGTAGACGGCCGTATCCGTCGCGTACTCGCCCGCGCCGCCGTAGTAGACGAGGTACAGGTCGCCATTGGCCAGCTCGTCCATGCAGGCGGGATGCTTGTAAGGGCCGGTCTCGATTTCCGGTCCGAAGATGCGGCGGATCGTGAGCGATCCATCGGCCGGGGCTTCGGTCTGGGGAGGGGCAGCGGCGAGCACGGCGAGGCCGGCGGCGAGCGTGAGGATCAACATGGGTGCGCAGTCCTGGAGTCGAGAGAACGGTCCTGGAATGGGGTCGGATCGAGAGCGGAGCAAAGCGAGGCGAAGCGAGGCGGATGGGATCACGGGGTCGTGGGCGACCCGGCCCGGAGTGGGAATTACCCTATCGCTCGGCGCGGCGTTCGACAACGACCTCGTCGAGCCTCACCGGGACGGCCCGAGCGTCGTCGAGCCCGGCGGCTCGGGTCGGTGCGCGCGCCGGTGCGCTCCTGGGTGCGCCTCGGACAGGGGAGGGAGGATCGACGTAACCTCTTTTTGGATTTAACAGTTGAAGCCATGAGCCGGATTTCGTTTCGGCAACGGACCTCGTCGGTTTCTTGGGCCGGCGCCCCGGACTCGGACGGCAAGGGCGAGGAGGGTGCGCCCTCGGGTGCGCCGGGCGGTGCGCCTTCGGGTGCGCCACCGTGCCGGCCTCGGAACACCCCAAAGAGAATACCGCAACCCAATACACAACAATTAGTTGCAGCAAATGACACCGAGAGCGAGGGGGGGCTGTCTGGGTTCGTTTCGAGAAGGAGGACGCAGGAGAGGCGGAGGCGAATCGAGCCGGGGAAGGAACTGGAAGGAATCGTTTCTCGAAGGGGGACGGCCGAGGTCCCATCGGGCCGCGCGGTGCGGTCGGGTGCGCGGGGCGGTGCGCCTCGGGTGCGCCAGTCGGTGCGCTGAAGGGGAAGAACGGAACGTCTTTCATGACAGGAGCATCGGGAAATTCAGGACGTTTGTTTCGAGACTTTCTTCGGTGTGGAGAGCGGTCAGGGTGGGAAAGGCGAGGACCAATAACAACCAACCAAGCACTGAATCAATTTGGGGGAATGACGGGGTTCAGCCATCTCAGACGACGAGCCGAGGATCGGGGAAGGACGCCATAACAAGAGAATCGTGAGA
Proteins encoded in this region:
- a CDS encoding sialidase family protein, with the protein product MLILTLAAGLAVLAAAPPQTEAPADGSLTIRRIFGPEIETGPYKHPACMDELANGDLYLVYYGGAGEYATDTAVYGSRLAKGTDAWTFPEVIAKDPLRSAGNGVIWQAPDGLVWLFYVVRFGDTWSSSRIQFKVSRDGAQTWSDASILATEAGMMVRNRPIVLDDGSYLLPAYFETGEDTESVGPDTCSVFYRFDPADPFAGWQELGRIRSARGNLQPAPVQLPDGRIVAYCRRGGDYGPTTDGYIIRAESDDRGQTWTEGLNSAFPNPNAAVDLLKLQSGNLLLVYNDSMTRRTPLAVALSTDHDASYPHRRILADGDRDYGYPIAFQARDGRIHVVFTSDRRSVVNHAIFDESWVLGQEQ